Proteins from one Lewinella sp. 4G2 genomic window:
- a CDS encoding TonB-dependent receptor domain-containing protein — MLNRRCLPTAFLLFLALFLCTSVSAQNGEIKGLLVDADDLPVIYANVALYADSNLVKVETTDDAGLFRIVNVQPGDYVLTASYLGAPDLNRELTVTAGMNDLEVLKMAPAAVELAEATVVAKRAMVEVKPDRTVFNVQGTINAVGDNGLDLLRKAPGVTIDNNDNINVLSRSGVLVYIDGKRSPLSGDELSGYLRSLTAEQIDRIDIITNPGAKYEAEGNAGIIDIRLVKNENEGANGSANFTATQAFYNRINGSVTGNYRNSKLNTFGSVGFVDGENFNVFNFVTQQNELETIERTRFNNTWNNVNYRFGTDFFLSKKHTVGFLINGLTQEGVNANVSNVSIAAIGQPVDSVLVANSVADDTRDQTTYNLNYRYDIDKDKSLNVDLDYGRFRNTSVRTQPNVYFSPSGEVLTEIVNEFDTPRDIDIYTFQTDYEQPLAGGQFGAGIRLSRVSTNNTFLFFDLPTGSPIRNDDKSNLFDYTENVYAGYLSYQNKFNEKWSYSAGLRTEQTDAEGDLTTFNSQEADPVQLNYLSFFPSAGLTYALNQQKGNTLALNYSRRINRPDYNVLNPFRNQISQLSFELGNPDLQPEIVDNIELGYTLNYRYNFKLAFSETSNQITRLIGPDPEDDRAGFISWDNLASNTVVSFNASIPVTVTKWWNAFFNINAAHINNQADYGENGSVDVQVFTYNGFTQHTFTLPAKITAELSGFYSGPGVWGGVFEYEPIYQVNFGFQRRFLNDQLNVKLSANDIFWTQGFKGGSSFNGQVGTGRGRWDSRNVALALSYNFGNQKVKSRRRDTGLGKEAQRAGQ; from the coding sequence ATGCTCAACCGCCGTTGCCTACCCACCGCATTTTTATTGTTCCTCGCCCTCTTCCTCTGCACCAGCGTCAGCGCCCAGAACGGCGAAATTAAAGGGCTGCTCGTTGATGCTGACGACCTACCCGTCATTTACGCCAACGTGGCCTTGTACGCCGATTCTAACCTCGTAAAGGTAGAGACGACCGACGACGCCGGGCTTTTTCGCATCGTCAACGTACAACCCGGAGACTACGTCCTCACGGCCAGCTACCTCGGGGCACCGGACCTGAACCGGGAACTGACCGTCACCGCCGGTATGAACGACCTTGAAGTACTCAAAATGGCACCCGCCGCCGTGGAACTGGCCGAAGCCACCGTCGTTGCCAAACGCGCCATGGTGGAGGTGAAACCCGACCGGACGGTTTTCAACGTGCAGGGAACAATCAATGCAGTGGGCGATAACGGACTCGACCTGCTGCGCAAGGCCCCGGGCGTGACGATCGATAATAACGACAATATCAACGTGCTGAGCCGCAGCGGGGTATTGGTGTACATCGACGGTAAACGCTCCCCACTTTCGGGCGACGAACTATCCGGCTACCTGCGCAGCCTTACCGCCGAGCAGATTGATCGCATCGATATCATAACTAACCCCGGCGCTAAGTACGAGGCCGAAGGGAATGCCGGAATTATCGACATCCGACTCGTAAAAAATGAGAACGAGGGCGCTAATGGCTCGGCTAATTTTACCGCCACCCAGGCATTTTACAACCGCATCAACGGCAGCGTAACTGGTAATTACCGAAACAGCAAATTAAACACCTTCGGCTCGGTAGGATTCGTGGACGGAGAGAATTTCAATGTATTTAATTTCGTCACCCAACAAAACGAGTTGGAGACCATCGAGCGTACGCGTTTCAACAATACCTGGAATAACGTTAATTACCGCTTCGGTACTGATTTTTTCCTCAGTAAAAAACATACGGTCGGGTTCCTCATTAACGGCCTGACGCAGGAAGGTGTCAATGCAAACGTTTCCAACGTCAGCATCGCCGCCATTGGCCAACCCGTAGATAGCGTGTTGGTCGCCAACTCCGTGGCGGACGATACGCGCGACCAAACCACCTACAACCTCAACTACCGCTACGATATCGATAAGGATAAAAGCCTGAACGTCGACCTGGACTACGGCCGCTTTCGCAATACTTCGGTCCGCACCCAGCCGAACGTTTACTTTTCGCCATCCGGCGAAGTGCTTACGGAAATTGTCAACGAATTTGACACCCCGCGCGATATCGATATTTATACCTTCCAAACCGACTACGAACAGCCGCTGGCCGGTGGTCAGTTTGGGGCCGGCATTCGCCTCAGCCGGGTGAGTACCAATAACACTTTTTTATTCTTCGACCTCCCTACGGGCAGCCCCATCCGAAATGACGATAAATCAAATTTATTTGATTACACGGAGAACGTTTACGCGGGCTACCTCAGTTATCAGAATAAATTCAACGAAAAATGGAGTTACAGCGCCGGCCTGCGTACCGAGCAAACGGACGCGGAAGGAGACTTGACCACCTTCAATAGCCAGGAAGCGGACCCCGTCCAACTAAATTACCTCAGTTTCTTCCCCTCCGCCGGCCTGACCTACGCGCTGAACCAGCAGAAGGGGAATACCCTCGCGCTCAATTATTCCCGCCGCATCAACCGGCCGGATTACAACGTACTCAATCCCTTCCGCAACCAGATTTCCCAGCTCAGTTTCGAGTTGGGCAATCCTGACTTGCAGCCGGAGATCGTCGATAATATCGAACTGGGCTACACCCTCAATTACCGCTACAACTTCAAGCTGGCCTTCAGCGAGACCTCTAATCAAATCACCCGGTTGATCGGGCCGGACCCCGAAGACGATCGCGCTGGCTTCATCAGTTGGGACAACCTGGCGAGCAATACCGTCGTCAGTTTCAACGCGAGTATTCCCGTTACCGTGACCAAGTGGTGGAACGCCTTTTTCAATATCAACGCCGCCCACATCAATAACCAGGCGGACTACGGCGAAAACGGCAGCGTTGACGTCCAGGTATTCACCTACAACGGCTTTACTCAGCACACCTTTACGCTGCCCGCGAAGATCACGGCGGAGCTCAGCGGCTTCTACTCTGGCCCCGGCGTGTGGGGTGGCGTGTTTGAATACGAGCCCATTTACCAGGTCAATTTTGGCTTCCAGCGCCGCTTCCTCAACGACCAACTCAACGTTAAACTCTCCGCCAACGACATCTTTTGGACCCAGGGTTTCAAGGGCGGTTCTTCCTTCAACGGCCAGGTCGGCACCGGCCGCGGGCGGTGGGACAGCCGCAACGTCGCCCTCGCGCTCTCCTACAATTTCGGTAACCAAAAGGTCAAATCACGCCGTCGCGACACGGGTCTCGGCAAGGAAGCACAACGGGCTGGGCAGTAA
- a CDS encoding sugar phosphate nucleotidyltransferase yields MKAIIPVAGKGTRLRPLTYTQPKPLIPVAGKPIISYIVDQLIELGVEDFIFIIGYLGEKIREYIERTYPNVDTKFVNQEERIGSAHAIWLARDHFVDADEIMIFFGDAIIDADLKAFKDCPTSCIGVQTVSDPRKFGVVDLDIDGNIRALIEKPTIPKSNLAMVGCYKIREVEQFIEACAHNLENEIRSIGEYPLTDALSRMHEWGTTLKPIPVDNWFDCGRREVLLETNANFLAREGFATEDPPPFDNSIIIHPVHIGPGCQLSNSIVGPYVTLGANTKLEHAIVSDSIIGEFATIHDIVLRNSVVGNDASIGGLQQSLNIGDNTEIDFSA; encoded by the coding sequence ATGAAAGCCATCATCCCCGTGGCCGGCAAGGGCACGCGCCTGCGCCCCCTCACTTACACGCAACCGAAGCCGCTCATTCCCGTGGCCGGTAAGCCCATCATCAGCTACATCGTAGACCAGTTGATTGAGTTGGGCGTGGAGGATTTCATTTTCATCATCGGTTACCTGGGTGAGAAGATCCGGGAGTACATTGAACGCACCTACCCGAACGTTGATACCAAGTTCGTCAACCAGGAAGAACGGATCGGCTCCGCCCACGCCATTTGGTTGGCCCGCGACCACTTCGTCGACGCCGACGAGATCATGATCTTTTTTGGCGATGCCATCATCGACGCGGATTTGAAGGCCTTTAAGGACTGCCCAACCTCCTGCATCGGCGTGCAGACCGTCAGTGACCCCCGCAAGTTTGGGGTGGTGGATTTAGACATCGACGGTAACATCCGTGCGCTCATTGAGAAACCGACCATCCCCAAGTCGAACCTGGCGATGGTGGGTTGCTACAAGATCAGGGAGGTCGAGCAATTCATCGAGGCCTGCGCCCACAACCTGGAGAACGAGATCCGCAGTATTGGTGAGTACCCCCTCACGGATGCCCTCTCCCGGATGCACGAATGGGGCACGACGCTGAAGCCCATCCCCGTAGACAACTGGTTCGACTGCGGCCGGCGAGAAGTCCTGCTCGAAACCAACGCCAACTTCCTGGCCCGGGAGGGATTTGCCACGGAAGATCCCCCACCCTTTGATAATTCCATCATCATTCACCCCGTCCACATTGGCCCGGGTTGCCAGTTGAGCAACTCCATCGTCGGCCCCTACGTGACCCTGGGCGCGAATACCAAATTGGAGCACGCTATTGTTAGCGATTCCATCATTGGGGAGTTTGCGACCATTCACGATATCGTTTTGCGCAACTCCGTGGTGGGTAATGACGCCAGCATCGGTGGGCTACAGCAGAGCTTGAATATTGGGGATAATACGGAGATTGATTTTAGTGCTTGA
- a CDS encoding F0F1 ATP synthase subunit epsilon: MTISVLTPDRTIFTGTISRVTLPGVEGSFQLMENHAPLVSALTGGKVTLLPSAAGYRYFDEDAKAVVDGTQVGNNMSFTIDGGFVEVLNNTVNLLVQGARNMR, from the coding sequence ATGACTATTTCCGTCCTTACCCCAGACCGCACCATTTTTACCGGCACTATTAGCCGCGTGACACTACCCGGTGTGGAAGGCTCTTTTCAATTGATGGAAAACCACGCGCCGCTCGTCTCCGCCCTCACGGGTGGTAAGGTAACGCTGCTGCCTTCCGCTGCGGGTTACCGTTACTTTGACGAGGATGCTAAAGCCGTAGTCGACGGTACGCAAGTTGGCAACAACATGTCCTTCACTATTGACGGTGGTTTCGTGGAAGTCCTGAACAATACCGTGAACCTACTCGTACAGGGCGCCCGCAACATGCGGTAG